Below is a window of Plasmodium brasilianum strain Bolivian I chromosome 14, whole genome shotgun sequence DNA.
TGACTTTTTTGGTTATCTATCTTAAGGGACATTTCCTCATCTACTTTTTGTTCAatccaaaaatattttatagctTGTTCGCAATATTCTTCCGTTAAAATACCTTTAATTACGATTAAATTAAGACGCCGTTTTATTCTACTAACACACTTATTCCTGGATGTGGTATCCTTAAAATTGCATCCTTCCATCAATTCAATTTGTTTAacaacatttaaaatatttccagGATCCTCCAtcatatgaaatatttttgctttatcTGTACCATACtgcaataaataatacaaaaagtCAACTGTTGCAAGAAATTCTATATTTCCAAGTTTCTTAACTTCTTCTTTGACTGGGCCAATCTTCAATAGATCATATTTGTATACATGAGGTGGGGAATTTTCTGAATTTAAACTCTGTTCCTTTGATTCACCGTTCTTCATACTTGCAGAGGCGCACTTAATATGTGTGCATAGGACGAAAAAGTGGATGAATAAAAAggtgtatatattcatgacgaacaacaattttttagaagaaaaattctctaataaataaaaacaactgttttattttctgaAATTGCTCAAATTCTCTGTAATAATACAACTATATGTGatatttctataattattccacagaaataaataaaatatatctaataaaCATCCATTAattct
It encodes the following:
- a CDS encoding gamete antigen 27/25; this encodes MKNGESKEQSLNSENSPPHVYKYDLLKIGPVKEEVKKLGNIEFLATVDFLYYLLQYGTDKAKIFHMMEDPGNILNVVKQIELMEGCNFKDTTSRNKCVSRIKRRLNLIVIKGILTEEYCEQAIKYFWIEQKVDEEMSLKIDNQKSQKEKEDICYNETEIKRLISVLEKDKNIKFSEEMIENTIITIEDFLLDVLRITINEEPMKIPKNPEDQPRRPYESLKENSITDRKN